One Euphorbia lathyris chromosome 1, ddEupLath1.1, whole genome shotgun sequence DNA segment encodes these proteins:
- the LOC136225429 gene encoding pectin acetylesterase 9-like isoform X2 gives MSRTVLILLFVLNCGLILFICCSADRLLVKMTLVSNATATGALCLDGSLPGYHLDRGVGTGTRNWILQFEGGGWCNDLPSCLERAKTRRGSTTYMNKLATFSGILSNSSSLNPDFYNWNRVKLRYCDGASFAGDAMFDNGTSVLHFKGQKIWEAIIQDLLPQGLGQAHKALLSGCSAGGLSAFLHCDNFAHVLPKNASVKCLSDAGFFMDEKDISSNRTMRTFYDNLVTLQGVEKNLNSKCKRFYSHPKLCIFPQYLLRFISTPFFILNSAYDVFQLNHILVPPSADLRGTWRRCKLDTANCNTTQIDIMQGFRRDMLVALRHFFKRARRGGMFINSCFAHCQSESQDTWFADGSPTIHNKTIAKTVGDWYFNRRNSKQIDCPYPCDKTCHNLIPTTSDVS, from the exons ATGAGCAGAACAGTATTGATATTGCTGTTTGTGCTAAATTGCGGTCTCATCCTGTTCATTTGCTGCTCGGCCGATCGGCTTCTGGTGAAAATGACTCTGGTTTCTAATGCTACGGCTACTGGTGcct TGTGTTTGGATGGAAGTTTGCCTGGTTATCATTTAGATAGAGGAGTCGGAACTGGAACACGCAACTGGATTTTGCAGTTTGAG GGAGGTGGGTGGTGCAATGATTTGCCATCATGTTTGGAAAGAGCAAAAACACGACGTGGATCTACTACTTATATGAACAAACTAGCTACTTTCTCTGGAATCCTAAGCAACAGCTCATCTCTTAATCCAG ATTTCTACAACTGGAATAGAGTCAAGCTTAGATATTGTGATGGAGCCTCCTTTGCTGGAGATGCAATGTTTGACAATGGG ACATCAGTTCTTCATTTCAAAGGGCAAAAAATTTGGGAAGCAATCATTCAGGATCTTCTCCCACAAGGATTGGGGCAGGCACACAAG GCTTTGCTTTCAGGTTGTTCTGCTGGGGGTTTATCCGCTTTTCTCCATTGTGACAATTTCGCCCACGTATTACCTAAGAATGCCTCTGTCAAGTGCCTAAGTGATGCAGGCTTTTTCATGGACGA AAAAGACATTAGTTCCAACCGCACAATGAGGACCTTCTATGATAACCTTGTTACTCTGCAG GGAGTAGAAAAGAATCTCAACAGTAAATGCAAAAGGTTCTATTCGCATCCGAAACTG TGCATATTTCCACAGTACTTATTGAGATTCATTAGTACACCATTCTTCATTCTGAACTCAGCTTACGATGTGTTCCAA TTGAATCATATATTGGTGCCTCCTTCTGCTGACTTGCGTGGAACCTGGAGGAGATGCAAACTTGACACAGCAAATTGTAACACAACTCAGATAGACATTATGCAAG GTTTCAGGCGTGATATGCTAGTAGCCTTACGACATTTCTTTAAACGTGCGAGGCGCGGAGGGATGTTTATAAATTCATGCTTTGCTCATTGTCAAAGTGAGTCACAAGACACATGGTTTGCTGATGGTTCCCCAACAATACATAATAAG